A stretch of DNA from Nitrospira sp. KM1:
CAATTATTGTGCGCCGTTGGGGCAATGCTTGCGGCTTGTCATGCCTCCGACCCATGCTTGGCCGCCTGATTCGGGACTGTTGAAACTGACTGAGAGCGGACGTGATGCTCTCAATGGGAACGGCACCCTGCCTCCTGACGAACGTATTCTCTTGAAGCGGCTTTTAAGGAAACGTGGGGGGATTAGACAGCTCACGTTGACGGGGAAAACCGGTTCAAGTGTCATGGCCACGATAGAAGGGCTGCTGTCGAAAGGTTGGATCGAGAGATCCAGAGTGCTGCCAGCTGGAGAAGACCGAGAGGACGGCCGAATCGATCGATGGACAATTGGCGGTGATGGCGGGCAGGAGACGAGAGCAGAATCGTTTCAATGGGAGCAGCGGATAAGCACTCTTCTGCTCGAGCGCCGAGCAGCCCGCATGGCGGTTCAGGCTTCCAGTCAGGATCGTATTGATGCTCTCGGACGCGCGGTAAGCATAGTTTTGGGCCAACAGCGGACCGTCATGGTCCTCGTTGGCGAGGCCAACCGAGCTGAAAGGTTGGCTGCGATGTTGTCCGCTGTCATCAAAGCGAAAGTCAATTATTTCCACAGCGGGTTACGAGAGGAACAGAGGTGCGGCATTTGGGATGAGGTCAACAGGCAGAAGGTCCCGATTGTAGTAGGGACTCGGTCAGCGCTATTTCTGCCGATGACTCAACTAGGTTTGATCTGGATTGAAGAGGACGAGGACGCGGCGTTCAAGGAACCTCAAGAGCCTCGCTACCATGCACGAGAAGTGGCCTGGATGAGGGCCAATAGCGATCAGGCGCTTCTCGTGCAAGCCTCGTTACACCTGTCTCTTGAGTCGGAGGCGCTCAGTCAAGGTGACGTGTATACTCATCCGTCTTCTGTCGCCCGACTATCGTCCATAGAAGTTGTCGATCTACGCGCTCACCCCCGAAACAAAGCACTGAGCCCCCGGATGATCGCTGCGATCGAGGAGACGATCCATCGGCAGGAGGGCGTCGTATTATTTCTCAATCGTAAGGGGTATGCAGGCGCGCTGGTCTGCGGTGAGTGCGGTCAGGTTCCTCGTTGCGCGTCCTGCAGCGTGGCGCTGACCTACTATCGGCTAGCCGGACGACTCTCATGCTCATATTGCGGCGTGCGCATCCCCATTCCCGAAACCTGCGCGGCATGCGGCGGGTCGCGTCTGCAACCAATTGGCGAGGGAACCGAGCGGGTCGAAGATGAAATCAAAGGGCGATTCCCAGGAGCGCGGGTTGTTCGGGCAGACGGCGAAACCATGCGCAAGCCGGCCCACGCCAAGGCGACATGGAGCCGCATCTCCCGGCGTGAATGGGATGTCCTCATCGGCACGCAACTCATTCTCCGAGATTCCAGATTATCTGGCGCCGGTCTTGTCGGGATCGTTCAGGCAGACAGCAGCCTCAATCGTCCTGACTTTCGCGCGGCCGAACGCACGTACCATCAATTGCTGGATGCGATCGAATTAGTCGGCCGAGACGGAGGTGGTGTAGGCCGCGTCATCATTCAATCGTACCTCCCGCACCATCATGCCATACAGTCGATTGCGCGATCCGACGGAGCGTTGTTCAAACTCGAAGAATTGTCCCATCGACAAGCGTTGATGTATCCGCCCGTCGTGCATCTGATCGCACTGCAAGTATCGGGATTGCACGGCGCAACCGTTGTAAAGGCGGCACGCGAATGGGCGAGTCGACTTCAAGAGTTTCCTCAGCCACACGAAAGAGAAGAGGGACTGGTTCCTCGCGTTGCATCAAAGACCGCTCATTCTTTCATGGTACTGGGGCCGGTGCCGTCACCCATCGCAACACTGAGAGGCCGAAGCCGATGGCAGATTCTGATCAAAACATCGGATCGAGATTACGGAGTGCAGGTCGTCCGACTCGCGACGGCCAAACTAGAGGAGGCGTATCCAGCCCGTATGGCGAAGTTTGACGTGGACGTCGATCCTGTCGAGACATGGTAATCACCGCCTGTTACGGCGGCGCGGCGGAGTCGCTGGTGGGAGAACCTCCGCTGTCGTCACAGATGCCGATGGCGTCCCTGCTCGTTTGAATAGCCCGTAGGAAAATGCCAGCCAAAATACTGAGGAAAACAGCCCGATGAGTGCGGCCGAGAGAATGGTTCCCATTTGCTCATCGGACGGCTGTTGCGTCGCCGTCCGGACCTGTATCATCGTCACGACAGGCCAGGCGAAGCTTTCCGCGCCCAGGAAGAGAGTGGACCATGCCCATACCAAGCCGGCGGTAGTGCCCTTCCAGATCAGAAATGCCGTGACGGCCGTGAATAGCAAGATGGCCAATAGCAGCGGAAAGGCATCCCATGCCAGCCAGCCGCCCACTGTGACAACAAGGCTGCCCAGCAGCGCATTGCCAAGAGAACTCCACGATATAGTCACCCATCAACTCCCGACGTGGATCATTCAGGACAGTCTGAAGTCAGTCTGAGAGCTTGTCAACGGGAGTGGAGGGCAGGGAAGCCTAAATTAGGTCTGGAGCGCCGATTCGGCTGCAGCGAGGAGAGATTTCATCTCAAACGGCTTTTGGAGAGTCCGATGCGCCCCCAACATTTTGGCCACGTCGAGGAACCCCAAGACGCCGATCATGTCGCTGCCGCCGGTGATCGCAATGATCTTCACATGCGGGGATTCGCGCCGCAGGGTGGTAATGCATTCAAGCCCGTCTTGATCCGGCATGAGAATATCGGTGATGACGAGATCGGTGGGTGCCATGCGATATTGCGTCAAGGCATCTTTCCCATTACTGGCCTCTGTTACACGATATCCCGCCTCTTCGAAGGTACTCCGGATCAACCGGCGCACCTGATCTTCGTCGTCGACAATGAGGATTGAGGGCCGAGATTCCTTTGGGAGATTCATAGCATTCATAGTGTGTGAACTGTTGTGATTGATTGCTTGGTCGAGAATGATAGTTACCGAGCACTCTAGCATCGGAGTGCGAGCCGAGCAAACAATTCACTAACTTTGGCGTGAGCCTCCTTCTCTGATGAGACTGGCACCGAGTTCTCGGAAGCTTGGGGGCATACGGTCAAGGGATCAGTCGGAGAGAGTTGGAGGTGCAAAGAGGTGCAAGATGTCTAGAGATGACCACGAAGCATTTGGTGCCGAAGGCGGGACTTGAACCCGCACGGCTTGCGCCACACGCCCCTCAAACGTGCGTGTCTGCCATTCCACCACTTCGGCATTAACGGGAGTACACCCTTGCGTGCATGGCACCCTGTTATCGTCGTCGCCTACGCACTGTTCTCCATCCCGCAATGGGGAAAATAGAACCGTCGCAGGGCGCGAGCAAGCACAAGCGACATGCTGAGGGAGCGACATTATAGAAGTACCCCAAAATCCTTGTCAATCAACAGGCTGTTCGGTAAGATTGGCGCTCGATTGCCCACACTTACAGAGCCGCTTTCAATAACGTGCAAGGGTATCACGATCTTCATCCCTCACTCGTTCGAGCCGCTACGGCGTCTTCCGTGACTTCTGTCGCGGCATTATTCGACGTAGACAACACCTTACTGCCCGGACAGGCCAGCGAAATCAGGTTTTTTCGCTATCTCTGGCGCAAAGGCTTCGTCGGGTGGCTCGAGCTCAAAAGGAGTGTGGCGTGGGTGGTCGGGAAGAGAACATTCTCCATCCATCCGCTGCGGGAAAGGAAATTGTATTTGGCCGGCAAGCATCGGTTCGAAATCGAGGCCCATGCCCGCGACTTTTTTCGAAATGAAATGGTCGGACGTGTCTCGTCGAAGGCCCGCGACCGGCTCGACGCCCATCGACAGGCCGGCCATCACCTGATCTTAGTGACGGCTGCTCCGGATTTCTTGATCATTCCTTTGGCGGAACTTCTGAACGTTCCTACGCTGTTTGCCGCCAGACTCGAACGACTCGATGGCGTCTACACGGGCCGTGTCCTTCCTCCGCTCCCTTACGGCCGCGGCAAACAGGAGTTGATCGTGGCACATGCACGCGAAAAAGACATTGATCTCAAGAATTCGTTTGCATACGGCGATAGTCCGGGAGATGTCGAGTTGCTGGAATCAGTGGGATACCCGGTCGTCGTCAATCCCATCCGGGGAATGAGACAGATCGCGAGCCGTCGGAGCTGGCCGGTTGTAGGATGGAACTCATGACGCTGAGCGTCGGCCGTGTCCTGCCCGTACAGACATCCAATTTTACTCCAGGTGATCCCCGCCTTGATTCCGGATATGATCGGCTTCGGAATTGACTCATGCGAATTACGGAAATCTTCCATAGCATTCAGGGCGAGTCATCCTATGTGGGAATGCCCTGCGTGTTCGTGCGGCTTACCGGATGCCCGCTTCGTTGCAATTGGTGTGATACGGAATATGCCTTTCATGGCGGAACAGAGTGGTCGATCGACACGTTACTCACGAAGGTGTCTTCCTACAATTGTCCCCTGGTAGAAGTGACCGGAGGAGAGCCGCTCGCGCAGCCTGAAGTGTTCCTGTTCATTACAAAGCTCTGCGACGAAGGATACACAGTATTGATTGAAACGAGCGGGGTGCTCGACATCGAACCAGTTGACAGGCGGGCGCATGTCATCCTGGATGTCAAATGTCCGGCCAGCGGGATGGCGGACCGGATGAACTGGTCGAATCTGTCCAAGCTGGAGGCAAAGGACGAGGTCAAATTCGTATTGGGAGACCGGCGTGATTACGACTGGGCACGTGATGTCATAGACCGGTTTGATCTTATCAAGCGCTGCCCCATTTTGATGAGTCCCGTCTTTGGGAGCGTTGAACCTCGGCAGCTTGCCGATTGGGTGCTGGAGGATCAACTCCCCGTGCGGTTTCAATTGCAAATTCACAAATTCATCTGGGCTCCCGACATGCGAGGGGTGTAGACCGCGGATAGGACGCCTTGCGGGAGGGGTCGCCCTGTGAATTGACGGTCTGCGTTGGTCGCGGCAGGCTCCATGATTGAGCCATGAACAAGGAGATCCGACGAATGAAGATCATGCAGGTGGAGGTCAAGGCCGGGCGAGCAGAATCTGAAGCGGCTCAAGCGATCGTATTGCTGCATTGCGAAGGCGAAGGACTGGGCAAGCAGGACGCCGCCGTCATTGATAAGGGACTCGGAGGCGCATTGCGTGAGCTGTTGCAAACCCGGGAATTCGAGGGCAAACCCCATGAAACGCTCGTCTTTCATTCGCAAGGGAAAATTCCCGCCAAGCGCATTGTCCTCGTCGGGTTGGGGGAAAAAAAGGAACTGACCCTGGATGCCATCAGGCAGGCTCTGGGGTACGCCGTCAAACGAGTCCGGCAGTGCAAGGCCGACTCTTTCACCGTGATTGCTCCTCAAGTCGCTCCGAGGGGGCATTCACTGACCGAGATGGCCCAGGCGATGGCCGAGGGCGCGATCCTCGGAAGCTACCAATTCACCGCCTACCGCAGTGACAACAGTCCGGGTAAAGACATGGCCGCGATGACGGTTCTCACATCCCAGAAAGCCACCGTCCGCCAGTTGACCGAAGGCGTCCGGCGGGGCGTGGCCACGGCCGAGGCCGCGACGTTTGTGCGAGACCTCTGTAACCATCCATCGAACGTGATGACTCCGTCGCGTATTGCGACCGAGGCCAAGTCCATCGCCAAGGAAGAGAATATCGCGCTCAAGATTCTCGAGCAAAAGGATATGGAACAGCTTGGGATGGGGGCATTGTTGGGCGTGGCCAGAGGCAGTCAGGAACCTCCCAAGTTCATCATCCTCGAGTACAACGGCGCCAGGAAGAAGGACGAACGTCCCGTCGTCCTCGTGGGGAAGACGATCACGTTTGATACGGGGGGTATCTCTCTCAAGCCGGCAGAGAACATGGAACACATGAAGGCGGACATGACGGGCGGAGCCGAGGTACTCGCGTCGATCAGAGCCGCGTCCCGACTCAAGCTTCCCATCCGTCTGGTTTCGATTTTACCGGTTGCGGAGAACATGCCGGGCGGTAAAGCGATGAAGCCGGGAGACATCGTGAAGACCCTTGCGGGAAAGACGGTGGAGGTTCAGAACACCGATGCTGAAGGCCGGTTGATATTGGCTGACGGGCTGGCCTATGCGCAGCGATATAATCCTGTCGCCCTCATCGATATCGCCACCCTGACAGGGGCCTGCGTGGTTGCGCTCGGTCAGTTCGCGATTGGAATGTTCGGGACTGACAATCGGTTGAAAGAGCAACTGCGCAAGTCCGGATTCAAA
This window harbors:
- a CDS encoding HAD family phosphatase, whose protein sequence is MTSVAALFDVDNTLLPGQASEIRFFRYLWRKGFVGWLELKRSVAWVVGKRTFSIHPLRERKLYLAGKHRFEIEAHARDFFRNEMVGRVSSKARDRLDAHRQAGHHLILVTAAPDFLIIPLAELLNVPTLFAARLERLDGVYTGRVLPPLPYGRGKQELIVAHAREKDIDLKNSFAYGDSPGDVELLESVGYPVVVNPIRGMRQIASRRSWPVVGWNS
- a CDS encoding leucyl aminopeptidase, whose translation is MKIMQVEVKAGRAESEAAQAIVLLHCEGEGLGKQDAAVIDKGLGGALRELLQTREFEGKPHETLVFHSQGKIPAKRIVLVGLGEKKELTLDAIRQALGYAVKRVRQCKADSFTVIAPQVAPRGHSLTEMAQAMAEGAILGSYQFTAYRSDNSPGKDMAAMTVLTSQKATVRQLTEGVRRGVATAEAATFVRDLCNHPSNVMTPSRIATEAKSIAKEENIALKILEQKDMEQLGMGALLGVARGSQEPPKFIILEYNGARKKDERPVVLVGKTITFDTGGISLKPAENMEHMKADMTGGAEVLASIRAASRLKLPIRLVSILPVAENMPGGKAMKPGDIVKTLAGKTVEVQNTDAEGRLILADGLAYAQRYNPVALIDIATLTGACVVALGQFAIGMFGTDNRLKEQLRKSGFKSGERVWEMPLWDEYFEQLRSDVADMRNIGGRGGGMITAALFLSKFVGNCPWAHIDIASTDWSERERAYVPKGPTGIGTRLLLQYLIDRSL
- the queE gene encoding 7-carboxy-7-deazaguanine synthase QueE; this encodes MRITEIFHSIQGESSYVGMPCVFVRLTGCPLRCNWCDTEYAFHGGTEWSIDTLLTKVSSYNCPLVEVTGGEPLAQPEVFLFITKLCDEGYTVLIETSGVLDIEPVDRRAHVILDVKCPASGMADRMNWSNLSKLEAKDEVKFVLGDRRDYDWARDVIDRFDLIKRCPILMSPVFGSVEPRQLADWVLEDQLPVRFQLQIHKFIWAPDMRGV
- a CDS encoding response regulator → MNLPKESRPSILIVDDEDQVRRLIRSTFEEAGYRVTEASNGKDALTQYRMAPTDLVITDILMPDQDGLECITTLRRESPHVKIIAITGGSDMIGVLGFLDVAKMLGAHRTLQKPFEMKSLLAAAESALQT
- the priA gene encoding primosomal protein N', giving the protein MNVNLPSPISQTDSLYADVIVPRHMAGPFTYKVPSRLASSIKVGHLVVVPFGKSILHGAVIELARTFSGPVEHSRVREVQGFVGGSASAEIPSRLLHLAREISHNYCAPLGQCLRLVMPPTHAWPPDSGLLKLTESGRDALNGNGTLPPDERILLKRLLRKRGGIRQLTLTGKTGSSVMATIEGLLSKGWIERSRVLPAGEDREDGRIDRWTIGGDGGQETRAESFQWEQRISTLLLERRAARMAVQASSQDRIDALGRAVSIVLGQQRTVMVLVGEANRAERLAAMLSAVIKAKVNYFHSGLREEQRCGIWDEVNRQKVPIVVGTRSALFLPMTQLGLIWIEEDEDAAFKEPQEPRYHAREVAWMRANSDQALLVQASLHLSLESEALSQGDVYTHPSSVARLSSIEVVDLRAHPRNKALSPRMIAAIEETIHRQEGVVLFLNRKGYAGALVCGECGQVPRCASCSVALTYYRLAGRLSCSYCGVRIPIPETCAACGGSRLQPIGEGTERVEDEIKGRFPGARVVRADGETMRKPAHAKATWSRISRREWDVLIGTQLILRDSRLSGAGLVGIVQADSSLNRPDFRAAERTYHQLLDAIELVGRDGGGVGRVIIQSYLPHHHAIQSIARSDGALFKLEELSHRQALMYPPVVHLIALQVSGLHGATVVKAAREWASRLQEFPQPHEREEGLVPRVASKTAHSFMVLGPVPSPIATLRGRSRWQILIKTSDRDYGVQVVRLATAKLEEAYPARMAKFDVDVDPVETW